CGAACAGGAAGCCTGCCGCACTGGGGTAACGCAGCTGCAGCTGGCGCGCGTTGACCTCTTCACGGCCGCCCATGGCCACCGCCTTCAGGTACGGCATGTTGAAGCTGCGGCAGAACGATTCGTCCTCGTCGCCATGGAACTGCAGCAGGGTCGGGCGCACCGTGCGCAGTACCTCGCGCACCTCTTCCTTGCTGTTGTCGCGGAACAGCGCGACCACGTCGACCATCGGCGCGATCGCCTGGCGCATCGCGCGCGCCTCGGCCGGGGCGACCCGGCGCCGACTTTCGCGGGCGAAGATGAAGCCCACCGCGTCCACGCCCAGTTCGCCGGCCAGGCGCACGTCGCCGGCGCGGGTCATGCCGCAGAACTTGATGCGGGTGCGGTAGAAGGAGCGGCTCATAGGGTGACCTCGGCAGGAAGGTGCCAGTTGTCGGGATACAACGGGCCAACGAATACCAATCCCTGCGGCGGTGCGGTGGGCCCTGCCACGGTGCGGTCCTGGCCAGCCAGCAGTTCGGCCATCCACGACACCGGCTTTTCCCCACTGCCGATCAGGATCAATGAACCGACGATATTGCGCACCATGTGATGAAGGAATGCATTGGCCTGAACGCAGACCTCGATGATCTCGCCCTGGCGGGTCACGCTGATCGCCTGCAGCTCGCGGCGGGCATGCAGGGCCTCGCACTGGACGCTGCGGAATGCGCTGAAGTCGTTTTCGCCCAGCAGGGCCTGCCCGGCGGCGTGCATCAACGCCGCGTCCAGCGGGCGGCGCTCCCAGCTCAGGCTCTGCCGGTACAGCGCCGGGCGGATCGCCCGGTTGAGCAGGCGGTAGCGGTAACGCCGTGCACGCGCGGAAAACCGCGCATGGAAATCGTCGGCCACCGGCACGCACCAGCGCACGGCGATCGAGCGTGGCGCCCGGGTGGTGGTACCCAGGGTCCAGCTGCGCGGGTCGCGGACCACGTCGGTGTCGAAGTGGACCACCTGGCATTCGCCGTGCACGCCGGCGTCGGTGCGGCCGGCGCAGACCACCTGGATCGGCGCATTGGCAATCGACGACAGCGCGTCCTGCAGGCTGGCCTGCACGCTGGGACAGCCGCTTTCACCCAGCTGCTGCCAGCCCTTGTACTCGCTGCCGTCGTATTCAACCCCTAGTGCGTAACGCATGCTCAGCCGAGCCGGGCCAGCAGTTCACGGGCCTGTTGCTGGCTGTGGAAGTCGCCTGCCTGGGCGACTTCCAGCAGCAGGGTGCGCGCGGTGTCGGCATCGCCCAGGTCGAGGTAGGCGATGGCCAGTTCGAGGCGGTCGTGGCCCGGGGCGCCCAGCGGTGCGACCATCGGCTCCGCGGCGGGCGGCAGCGCATCGGCCTCGGCCTCGGCAGCCTGCGGGGGATTCCATTCCGGAATCTCGAACACGCCACGGAAGGACGGCTTCGCTGCCGCTTCGCGCGCGTAGGCCGGCACCCAATCGTCGGCCGGTGACATCTCGCCAGGCGATGCGGGTGCTTCCACTGTTTCCTGCGCCAACTGGACCGGTTCCGGCTGCGGCTCAAGAACGAATGCCGGTTCACGACGCCCGTAATCCTGGTCACGGCTGTCCTCGGCGGCCAGCACATAATCCGGCGCATCGCGCAGGTCGGGTTCGTCGGCCTCGACCTCGCGCTGCGCGGCCAGTTCGTCCACGTAGTCGGCTGCCGGGACCGCAGCCGCCAGGCTGGCGGCATCCAGGCCGTCGCGGCGCAGCGGCGGAAGCGGCGAGGGCTTGCGGCGGCGCGAGAGTGCCCAGCCGGCCACCGCCAGGAGCAGCACCGGCAGGCCGAGCCAGGCCCAGCCGCCACTACCGCCTTCGCGCGCGGCCGGGGTTTCGGCCAGGCGCTGCTGCGCGGCGGCCAGGTCGGTGTCCTTCATCGCGATCAGCGAGGCCTGCTGCTGTTTGAGCTTTTCCAGTTCGGCCACGCGGTTGCGCAGCTCCTGGATCTCGGCATCGCGGGTGGCCACGTCTTCCTTGGCCTGGCGCAGTTGTTCGTTGCCCAGCATGTCACCCTCACTGCCGGCGGCGGTGCCGGTGGTTGTACCTGCGTTGTTGTCGGTGGCGGCGACCGCCGGGGCGATCTCCAGGCGTCCGCCTGCGGCCGGAGCGCCGGTACCCGAGGCCGGGGCGGCCGTGGCCGGCGGTGCAGCGGCCACACCGCTGCTGGCCGGTTGCGGAATGGACGAGCGCGCCTGGCGCCACTGCGCGGCGTGCTCGCGCACCATCGCCGCGGCCTGGGCGGCATCGATCTGGGCGTCGGCGCCCGGGTTGCGCAGCACCGCCCCCTGCTTGAGCAGGTTGAGGTTGCCGCGGATGAAGGCTTCGGGATTGGCGCGCAGCAGCGCGATCATCGCCTGGTCGCGGCTGATGCCCTGCTCGCGGGCGACGCTGCCGGCAATCTGCGACAGGGTCTGGCCGCGCTGCACGGTGATGCTGCCGTCGGCGGATACGGTGGCGGCCGCCGATGCGGCGGCCTGGCGCGGCGGTGCAGCCGGGCGTGCGGGTGCGGGGGCAGCACGCGGCGCCGGGGCTTCGGCGGCGACCGCCGGGACCGGCGCCTGCATGGCCTCGGCTTCACGGGCGATGGCATTGGACATGGCACCGGCCGGCGCCACGATCTCCGGTTCGGCCACGGCCAGCGCGCTGTCGGGTGCATCGACCAGCGCCGAATACTCGCGGACCAGGCGGCCCTGGCCCCAATCGGCTTCGATCAGGAAGTTCAGCGACGGCGTGGTCACCGGCGCCTGCGAGCTGACCCGCACCACGGCGCGACCGTTGGCATCGCGGGAGAGTTCGAACTGCAGTTCGCTGACCAGTCCGGTCGGACGGTCCAGCCCGACCCGGGCGAAGGTCACCGGCGAAGCCAGCGCCACGCGCAGGTTTTCCAGTTCGGAGGGGTCGGCGGAAATGACCGGGATTTCAGCCAGCAGCGGCTGGCCAGGCTTGGACAGGACCCGGATGTCGCCCAGCCCGAGGGCCATGGCCGAGCTGCTGGCCAGGGCCAGCAGCAGGGTCGATACCACCTTGAGCGGGCGCGTTGCGCCCGAAGCTCGTTTCTTCATGGCGGCAATATAGCGATTCCCGGCGATTCCAGCCACGCGGGAATGCGCGTGGATCACCCTTCGGCAGCCACCAGCTCCGCCAGCTGTACCGCGTTCAACGCTGCACCCTTGCGGATGTTGTCCGACACGATCCACAGGTTCAGGCCACGCGGGTGCGACAGATCCTCACGGATGCGGCCGACATACACCGCGTCGGTGCCCGAGGCATGCGTCACCGGGGTCGGGTAACCGCCGGCTTCATGCTTGTCCACCACTTCCACGCCGGGCGAACGCGACAGCAGTTCACGCGCCGCGTCCGGGGTCACCTTGTCGCGGGTTTCGATGCTGACCGCTTCGGAGTGGCCATAGAACACCGGCACGCGCACCGCAGTGGGGTTCACCAGGATGCTGTCGTCGCCGAGGATCTTGCGGGTCTCCCAGACCAGCTTCATTTCTTCCTTGGTGAAGCCGTTGTCCTGGAAGTCGTCGATGTGCGGGATCAGGTTGAAGGCGATCTGCACCGGGAAGCGCTGCGGGTCGATGTCCTGGAAGCTGAGCAGCTGGCCGGTCTGCTTGCCCAGTTCCTCCAGCGCCGAACGACCGCCGCCGGAGACCGACTGGTAGGTGGCCACGTTGATGCGCTGGATGCCGTACTGGCGGTGCAGCGGTGCCAGCGCGACCAGCATCTGCATGGTCGAGCAGTTCGGGTTGGCAACGATCCCGCGCGGACGGTTCTTCAGCGCCTCGGGGTTCACTTCGGACACCACCAGCGGCACGTCTTCGTCGTAGCGGAACGCCGAGGAGTTGTCGATCACCACCGCGCCAGCGGCGGCGAACTTCGGGCCGAATTCCTTGGACACACTCCCGCCGGCGGAGAACAGCGCGATGTCCACGCCGCTCGGATCGAACGTGGCCAGGTCCTGGACCTTGATCTTCTGGCCTTCGAATTCGATTTCGCCACCGGCCGAACGCGACGAGGCGAGCAGGCTCAGGGTGGCGATCGGGAAGTTGCGCTCGGCCAGGATGGACAGCATGGTTTCGCCAACGGCGCCGGTGGCACCGACGACAGCGACGTGGAAGCGACGATCAGGGTTGTTCATGGGGTTTCGCTCGGTGATCGAATCAAGTATCAGGCAGGGCTGCAATGCGTCATGGTTGCCGCACTGCAATGTCGCGTGGGGACGCGTTCTTCAGAAGGGTGACGTCAGGGAACCGGGGCGCGGTTCCCTATCGTTTTGCGTCGATTTTTTTGCCGCCCACGGTGGCACCGCCGGCTTTCACGGCAGCGACGGCGTCGGCGTTGAGCGCGCTCGGCGGGCGGCCGGCATGCGGCCCCTGGCCCAGCGCGGCGGTCAGGTTGTCCACTGCCAGCTGCACCATCGCCCGGCGCGTGGCCTGGCTGGCACTGCCGATATGCGGGGTCAGCACGATGTTGCGCAGCGCCAGCAGTTCCGGGCGCACGGTGGGTTCGCCTTCGAACACGTCCAGCCCCGCCGCAGCCAGGCGGCCGTGCGCCAGCGCGTCGGCCAGGGCCAGTTCGTCGACGATGCCGCCACGGGCGATGTTCACCAGGGTGGCGGTGGGCTTCATCTTCGCCAGCGCGGCCGCGTCGATGATGTGGTGCGAAGACGCGCTGTACGGCAGCACGAGCACGAGGTGGTCGGCCTGCGCGAGCAGCGTGTCCAGGTCCACGTACTGCGCGCCCACCTCCGCTTCGGTGGCCTCGGGCAGGCGCGAACGGTTGTGGTACAGCACGCGCATGCCGAAGCCCAGCGCGCCGCGGCGGGCAATGCCCTGCCCGATCCGGCCCATGCCGAGGATGCCCAGCGTGCTGCCGTGGATGTCCGCGCCGAGCATGGTCTGGAACGACCATTGCCCCCACTGGCCCTCGCGCAGCCAGCGCTCGGATTCGGTGATGCGACGCGCGGTCGCCATCAGCAGCGCGAAGCCGAGGTCGGCGGTGGTTTCGGTGAGGACGTCGGGCGTGTTGCTGGCCAGGATGCCGGCCGCGCTGAGCGCGTCCAGGTCCAGGTTGTTGTAGCCCACCCCCACGTTCGCGATGGCGCGCAGCTGCGGCGCCTGCGCCACTTCCGCCGCACCCACGCGCTCATTGAGGGTGATCAGTGCGCCGTCGACCCCGGCCAGCTGCGCGGCCAGGGATTCCGGGGTGTAGCGGGTCACGGCGTCGGTCGTGGTGAGATCGAAATGCTGCCCGAGCTGTTCGATGACGTCATCGAACAGCGGCTGGCTCACCCAGACCTTCGGCCGCGTTTCAGCCATCGATGGACCCCGGAATGCGCGGGGTGATTTCGCCCACGTCGCCGCACTGGGCGCGGTGGCGCAGCGCCTGGTCCATCAGCACCAGCGCCATCATCGCCTCGGCAATGGGGGTGGCACGGATGCCCACGCAGGGATCGTGGCGACCGGTGGTGATGACCTCCACGGCCGCGCCGCTGGCGTCCACCGTCGCGCCGGGCAGGCGCAGGCTGGAGGTCGGCTTGAGCACGATCGAGGCGGTGACCTGCTGGCCGGTGGAAATGCCGCCGAGGATGCCGCCGGCATGGTTGCTGGCGAAGCCTTCCGGCGTGATCAGGTCGCGGTGTTCGGTGCCCTTCTGCGCGGCGCTGGCGAAGCCGTCGCCGATCTCCACGCCCTTGACCGCATTGATGCTCATCAACGCCGCGGCCAGTTCGCCGTCGAGCTTGCCGTAGATCGGCTCGCCCCACCCCGGCGGCACGCCGTCGGCGACCACGTTGACCCGCGCGCCGACCGAGTCGCCGGACTTGCGCAGCGCGTCCATGTAGGTTTCCAGCGCAGGCACCTGCTCGGCCACCGGCCAGAAGAACGGGTTGTCTTCCACCGCCGACCAGTCGTGCCCGGTCGGGGTGATCTCGCCCAGCTGCGAGAGGTAGCCGCGCACGGTCACCCCGTAGCGCTGCAGCAGCCACTTCTTGGCGATCACGCCGGCGGCCACGCGCATGGTCGTTTCACGCGCGGACGAGCGGCCGCCACCGCGCGGGTCGCGGATGCCGTACTTCTGCCAGTAGCTGTAGTCGGCATGGCCCGGGCGGAACTGCTGGGCGATGTTGCTGTAGTCCTTGCTGCGCTGGTCGGTGTTGCGGATCAGCAGCGCGATGGGGGTACCGGTGGTGCGGCCTTCGTACACTCCCGAGAGGATCTCGACCTCGTCGGCCTCGCGGCGCGCCGAGGTGTGCCGGCTCTTGCCGGTGGCGCGACGCTGCAGGTCGTGGGCGAACTCGTCGGCACCGATCTCCAGCCCCGGCGGGCAGCCGTCGATCACGCAGCCGATCGCCGGACCGTGCGATTCGCCGAAGGTGGTGACCGAAAGCAGCTTGCCGAAGGTGTTGGAACTCACGGCCGTTGTGCCGCCAGTTCGGTGATGCGGGCACTGTGCGCGATCAGCTCGCGGCATTCGACCGCGAAGATGCCCATCTGGCCGACCTTGAACTCGACCCAGGCGAAATCCACCTCCGGCAGCAGCTTGATCAGGTGCTGTTCGGACTCGCCTACTTCGCAGATCAGCAGGCCGTCTTCGCTCAGGTGCAGCGGGGCGTCGCGCAGGATCTTCAGGACCAGGTCCAGGCCGTCGTCGCCGGCACGCAGGCCCATTTCGGGCTCATACGA
This portion of the Stenotrophomonas aracearum genome encodes:
- a CDS encoding type IV pilus assembly protein FimV, producing MKKRASGATRPLKVVSTLLLALASSSAMALGLGDIRVLSKPGQPLLAEIPVISADPSELENLRVALASPVTFARVGLDRPTGLVSELQFELSRDANGRAVVRVSSQAPVTTPSLNFLIEADWGQGRLVREYSALVDAPDSALAVAEPEIVAPAGAMSNAIAREAEAMQAPVPAVAAEAPAPRAAPAPARPAAPPRQAAASAAATVSADGSITVQRGQTLSQIAGSVAREQGISRDQAMIALLRANPEAFIRGNLNLLKQGAVLRNPGADAQIDAAQAAAMVREHAAQWRQARSSIPQPASSGVAAAPPATAAPASGTGAPAAGGRLEIAPAVAATDNNAGTTTGTAAGSEGDMLGNEQLRQAKEDVATRDAEIQELRNRVAELEKLKQQQASLIAMKDTDLAAAQQRLAETPAAREGGSGGWAWLGLPVLLLAVAGWALSRRRKPSPLPPLRRDGLDAASLAAAVPAADYVDELAAQREVEADEPDLRDAPDYVLAAEDSRDQDYGRREPAFVLEPQPEPVQLAQETVEAPASPGEMSPADDWVPAYAREAAAKPSFRGVFEIPEWNPPQAAEAEADALPPAAEPMVAPLGAPGHDRLELAIAYLDLGDADTARTLLLEVAQAGDFHSQQQARELLARLG
- a CDS encoding aspartate-semialdehyde dehydrogenase, whose translation is MNNPDRRFHVAVVGATGAVGETMLSILAERNFPIATLSLLASSRSAGGEIEFEGQKIKVQDLATFDPSGVDIALFSAGGSVSKEFGPKFAAAGAVVIDNSSAFRYDEDVPLVVSEVNPEALKNRPRGIVANPNCSTMQMLVALAPLHRQYGIQRINVATYQSVSGGGRSALEELGKQTGQLLSFQDIDPQRFPVQIAFNLIPHIDDFQDNGFTKEEMKLVWETRKILGDDSILVNPTAVRVPVFYGHSEAVSIETRDKVTPDAARELLSRSPGVEVVDKHEAGGYPTPVTHASGTDAVYVGRIREDLSHPRGLNLWIVSDNIRKGAALNAVQLAELVAAEG
- a CDS encoding 2-hydroxyacid dehydrogenase produces the protein MAETRPKVWVSQPLFDDVIEQLGQHFDLTTTDAVTRYTPESLAAQLAGVDGALITLNERVGAAEVAQAPQLRAIANVGVGYNNLDLDALSAAGILASNTPDVLTETTADLGFALLMATARRITESERWLREGQWGQWSFQTMLGADIHGSTLGILGMGRIGQGIARRGALGFGMRVLYHNRSRLPEATEAEVGAQYVDLDTLLAQADHLVLVLPYSASSHHIIDAAALAKMKPTATLVNIARGGIVDELALADALAHGRLAAAGLDVFEGEPTVRPELLALRNIVLTPHIGSASQATRRAMVQLAVDNLTAALGQGPHAGRPPSALNADAVAAVKAGGATVGGKKIDAKR
- a CDS encoding phosphoribosylanthranilate isomerase; the protein is MSRSFYRTRIKFCGMTRAGDVRLAGELGVDAVGFIFARESRRRVAPAEARAMRQAIAPMVDVVALFRDNSKEEVREVLRTVRPTLLQFHGDEDESFCRSFNMPYLKAVAMGGREEVNARQLQLRYPSAAGFLFDSHAPGGGGGTGVAFDWTRLPTGLHRPFLLAGGITPDNVFDAIVATLPWGVDVSSGIESEPGIKDGYKMRKFVEEVRRADCHEAD
- the truA gene encoding tRNA pseudouridine(38-40) synthase TruA, whose protein sequence is MRYALGVEYDGSEYKGWQQLGESGCPSVQASLQDALSSIANAPIQVVCAGRTDAGVHGECQVVHFDTDVVRDPRSWTLGTTTRAPRSIAVRWCVPVADDFHARFSARARRYRYRLLNRAIRPALYRQSLSWERRPLDAALMHAAGQALLGENDFSAFRSVQCEALHARRELQAISVTRQGEIIEVCVQANAFLHHMVRNIVGSLILIGSGEKPVSWMAELLAGQDRTVAGPTAPPQGLVFVGPLYPDNWHLPAEVTL
- the aroC gene encoding chorismate synthase, yielding MSSNTFGKLLSVTTFGESHGPAIGCVIDGCPPGLEIGADEFAHDLQRRATGKSRHTSARREADEVEILSGVYEGRTTGTPIALLIRNTDQRSKDYSNIAQQFRPGHADYSYWQKYGIRDPRGGGRSSARETTMRVAAGVIAKKWLLQRYGVTVRGYLSQLGEITPTGHDWSAVEDNPFFWPVAEQVPALETYMDALRKSGDSVGARVNVVADGVPPGWGEPIYGKLDGELAAALMSINAVKGVEIGDGFASAAQKGTEHRDLITPEGFASNHAGGILGGISTGQQVTASIVLKPTSSLRLPGATVDASGAAVEVITTGRHDPCVGIRATPIAEAMMALVLMDQALRHRAQCGDVGEITPRIPGSIDG